One region of Flavobacterium pisciphilum genomic DNA includes:
- a CDS encoding SRPBCC family protein, giving the protein MEKIEHINYIKAPIADVYKVLTTQAGLGAVWTEELTVKPELGFVNEFGFGDNDITKMKVMELSPNKRILWECIESDPEWVKTGISFDLSEKNGVTSVVLKHFDWRELTEFYQWCNYNWAMFLLSLKSYCEDGQGTPYQKRKF; this is encoded by the coding sequence ATGGAAAAAATCGAGCATATTAATTACATCAAAGCTCCCATTGCAGATGTTTACAAAGTACTAACAACACAAGCAGGACTCGGTGCCGTTTGGACTGAGGAACTAACTGTTAAGCCTGAATTGGGTTTTGTCAATGAGTTTGGTTTTGGAGATAATGATATCACAAAAATGAAAGTGATGGAATTATCACCTAACAAAAGAATACTCTGGGAATGTATAGAATCAGATCCTGAATGGGTAAAAACAGGGATTTCATTCGACTTAAGCGAGAAAAACGGAGTAACATCTGTTGTTCTCAAACATTTTGATTGGCGTGAATTAACTGAATTTTACCAATGGTGCAATTACAATTGGGCTATGTTCTTATTAAGTCTGAAGAGTTACTGCGAAGATGGTCAAGGAACTCCTTATCAAAAACGAAAATTCTAG